The DNA region GAAGCAATTAATAGTGAAGCATTGAAAATAAAATCTTCAAACATATAAGTTCTCCTAGCATACAATTGTTCTTTTCTTCTCAGTTTATTCCTTTTTTGAACCCTAACAATTAATTATAAAAGTAAAAACAATCTTTTGGAATAGGCAATTACAGGTTTAGATACTAAGATTGAATAATTCGTTGCTTTACCGATAAGCATATAAAGAAATATGTTAGCGGGAGGAACCAATGAAAAAACCATTAGCCTTTTACATTTTCCTTATTATTGTCATACTCTGTACACCAATTATTGCAACTGCCCATGTAAAATGGTTTACCGAGGTTACTCCTGAAAAGGAAACAATTGAACAAATTTTGTCCCCAATGTTTATGACGTTAACCGTGTTTATTGCGTTACTATTGGCCGTCTTAACACAGTTGTTGCCTTTAATAGATAAGTGGAATGTTTCCAAAAAAGTTGATGGCTTTCTAGATCGATACCGAACATTTTCAAGGTATATATTAAAATATGGAACAGCAATTGCATTAATTATTCAGGTTTGGTCAGGTACCATTTTTGCACCAGAATTTGCAATTACTAATTCACTTGTTCAAATCGCACTGTGGGTATCAATTATCTTACTATTAATCCCTGTTCATTATGCAACAAAGGCTGGGGCATTAGTTTTATTGTTTTTGTTTATCTATCAGCTTGTTCATTCAGGATTGTTTCATATGCTGGACTATGGATTTTATTTAGCGATAATAGGCGTATTATTAATCGGAAAGACGAGGCTAGAGAATTGGGGGTTCCCATTTTTATATTTAGGAACAGGGTTATCGCTTTGTTGGGTTGCAGTAGAAAAATGGGTATATCCTGCAATGAGCATAGATATTCTTCAACAACATGGAGTTCCTACCTTTGGGTTTGCACAGGGAACATTTGTGGTTCTAGCGGCATTTATTGAATTTGTCGTTGGGTATTTATTGATAGTAGGGATATTAAATCGCTTATTGGCATTTGTATTAACATTAATTTTTATTTCTACTACGATGTTATTTGGTTCAACAGAAATTATCGGACACTTTATGATCCATGTTGTATTAATCATTTTTATCATCGAAGGGGTTTCCTTTTACGATCCTCCGATTAGGATGCATCGTTTAAAAGTATCACAAATGGTTTTTGTATTTTTAAATTTTGTCTTTACAATGGCGACCTTCCTTTTGCTCTACTATCGCTTTGCATAAAAGATCATAAAACAAAGCCTCTCTAGAGTGGGAGGCTTTATTTTATAGAATACATTTATACATTAAGTGCCACTTTGGTTGCCAGTTCCTTTGCAGCCATTCTTGCATTTTCTTTAGCCTGGGCAACGATTTCAGGAACTTTTTGTGGGTATAAATCAAGTCCCTCAGCAACAACTGTTTCCATCATGTCTATTCCTAAGAAGCGAAGGGCAATTTTTAAATAACGATCTCCTGATTCCATTTCTTCCATCGGAGTTCCAGTGTATTGTCCGCCGCGTGTTTGAATGTGCAGGGCTGTTTTCCCTGTCAAAAGACCCTTAGGACCGGTAGGTGTATGGGCAAATGTTTTACCTGAAATAAATAAATTATCTAAAAAAGCTTTTAAAATAGCGGGCGAGTTTAAGTTCCACATTGGTGAGACAAATACATAGTTGTCATATTGAACAAATTCATCAGCAAGAGCATGCATTTTGACTATTTTTTCCCTTTCGCTGTCTGAAAGCTGTTCTAAGGTATAACCGTAACCTGCTAATTTTCCTCGAGCAGAAACTAAATCACGGTCCATATGGGCCATATCTATTGAAAATAAATCCATTTTCTTAATCTCTATGTCTGGACATTCCTCTAATAAGCTTTCTAGGAATGCTTCACCAATTTGAAGACCCTTGGATTTTTCGAGCCCTTTAGGATTGGCTGTTATATAAAGCAATTTTTTCATTTAAAAACACATCCTCCTTTGGTGGTAAAAATGCACTATTACCATTATAAAAAATAAAACAAAGTTAAACATTGATAAATAGGTGAACTTCATGAACATTAAGTGTCCGTTTTAATTGAGTTGATTTTTCATTAAATTGTTGGAAATTTTAATAAACATGTAACAAATCAGGTATAAAATATATTTACGTGGAAAAAGATTGTCATCTTAAAGGCGGAATTTATTATGGATCAACTGCAATCCCCAAATGTTAACGAAATGGAAAAATTACACATAAGAATCCGAGAGCTGGAAAAGAGAGAAATGGAGCTTTTAGAAAGGCTCCGCTTAAATGAATCACTACATTCAAAGGTTCTAGATGCATTGCCAATAAATATTTTCTTAGAAGATCCTGATGGTAGGACAATATTTGTAAATGAACAAGCTTGTAAGGCACACGGGCTGAAATTAGAGGATCTCGTGGGTAAAACAGTATTTGATTTTTTTCCAGAGTATATAGCAGATAAACAGCGGGAAATTGACCTTGAGGTATGGAAGAAGCAAACTCTTCAAACCAATGAAGTTATCACAGAATTTCAAGGGAATGAAGTTTATATGCTTACTGGAAAAACGATTATACAGTTAGACGAGTCAAAAGATTCATTTCTTCTAGGGTTTGGGTTAGATATAACCGAATTAAAAGAAGCAGAGAAGAAAATTACACATATGGCTTATCATGATGCCTTAACGGGATTGCCTAATCGATGGTTTATTAAATCTTATCTTCAAACAAATAAAATAGAATTTCACAAATCAGAAGCAATGTTAGGTGTGCTAATGCTTGATTTAGATCATTTCAAGGTGATTAATGATAGTCTTGGGCATGAAGCGGGAGATAAGCTATTACTTTCTGTAGCAAATAGATTAAGAGGAGTAGCCGGACCAAAAACCATTATTGCAAGATTTGGTGGAGATGAATTTGTGCTATTACTGCCCGAATTGGAATCGCTTGAAGATGCAGTTGTAGTAAGTGAAAAGGTTAAGATGGTGTTTGAAGTTCCCTTTTATATCAACGGACAGAAGTTTACTATCTCCCCTAGCATAGGGATAAGTGTGAGTCCCTTGCACGGTAACGATATGGATAACCTCATCAAATATGCTGACATTGCAATGTATCACTCTAAAGAGAAGGGAAGAAATTGTTGCACGGTATATAATCCTGTTATGAAATATAATATCAATTAAAAAAACGGCTCCACTTTTGTAGTGGTAGCCGTTTTTTATCGAGCATAATCTAAATTAAAAAATAAACAAAACAACAAAATATACTACCATAGTTAGCAATCCGATCGGAACGCCAAAACTAGCCCATTCTTTACTAGTAATGTTTAATTTACCTGCGGCGATGATATTTGGAATATTCCCAGGTATAAGCATTCCGCCGCTAATAATTAGCCCAAGCAGTACGGCACGAATGGTTTCTGAATCCATTGCCGGACTAATTTCTGCGGCAGCAAGGGTAGCATTATCTAAAATAGCTGAAATCATATTGATCCAATACAATAACATTGGATGCAATCCAAGAACATATTCGTTAATTAACGGCTCGAATCCATGGCCTAAGAAAGTTAGCCCCATAACAAACAAGTAAATTTTTAATGATCGAATAAGAATTTCTTTATAACTTTCTGCTTTTTGATTTGACTCTAAACCAGTAGAACTTTCTATCGGTTTAACGAAAAATAACGTTAATAAACCAAAGATAACAACGGCTGGTATAACTTCTGGACCGATTAATTTCAGTAAATAAAAGAAATCCTCATTTAATTTACTAATCGTGATCGTGGACAAGGGCTCACCAATCGGGGTAAGCGCTGCTCCTAGGCCGATAGAGAAACAAGCCAAAACGGTGAAACGAATTTCCGATTTTCGATCGAGAGGGAGTACATTGATGATAATGACTAGCACGATTGCTGCGATGATTGCGGTAATGATGCTTGATGCTAGTCCTAAAAGGATGACTGTTAATGCGAAAAAAATCCTCGGAGTCAATATTCTGCTTAGTGTTAATATCCCTTTTTCAAGCTGAACTTGTCCCCATTTACAAATTAAACCGGCGATTAAGACAGCCAGTGTAATGTTAATTGGATCAACTAATGCCTTTTCGATTAAGTCGAGATTCATCATCCCGCTTATCGTGGCGGCTGCAACCCCCATAATAAATAAGAAAATTTCCAGGTTGTGCTCGACCTTTTTTACTGAAAAGGGTAAAAATAAGACCAAAATTAAAATAACTATTAAACCAATCATTTTCCCAACTCCTACAATTTGCTGATGTATTTAAATGAAAAATTCCTACTATTCTAATTTTACTATATAAAAGATAAAAAATATCATATATTTTACATCTTTTTGAGACATCAATATTTTACGAAGAAGTGGAAAAACGCAACAATTTATACATTGTCATAAACATGTGACATTGATAAAGACAGTAGTTGGGAATTTTACATTATAATTTATTTAAGAGTGTTTTTTTAAAAAAATGAATGCGTTTTCACAGATATAAAAGAGGTGGGAGGTATCTCGTTGAAAATTAATAATAGGATAACGATACTTGCAGGGCATTTTGGAAGCGGGAAAACGGAAATAGCTATTAATCTAGCACTTAATGAAAAGAAAATACACAATCATGTAGCAATTAATGATTTAGATGTAATAAATCCCTACTTTCGCTCTCGTGATGTAGCAAGCTTCTTTCAACAACAAGATATTGAATTAATTTCACCGAACAATCAGCTTGCCACGTCAGACTTACCAATTGTATCGGGTGAAATATATCGTGTATTGCATGACCATCGTTACAAAGTAATTATTGATGCTGGGGGCGACAAGGACGGTGCAACTGCCTTAGGACAATATTATAACGAGTGGAAAGAATATAACCCTCAACTGCTATTTGTCTTAAACGTTAATCGACCATACGTTAGCACCCTTGAGGGGGCACTGTATACTGTTAGGCAGGTGGAAGCGGCGGCGCGTCTTAAAGTTACAGGAATTATTAATAATACCAATATCGGTAGGGAAACAACGATGGAGGATATTCTTAAAGGCTATGAATTAAGTAGCAATTTAGCAGTAGAGCTTAAAATTCCATTGAAATACTCGACAATTTCTAATCATTTAGAAAATGATGCTCAGAATTTTGCAAGGGACCATGAAGTAATGTTTATCAAACGGTACATGAAAGTACCTTGGGAGTGAAAAGGAGATGATTGCTTTGGAAAAGAGAGTTATTTTTAATGAAGAGATATGTAAATCGTGCGGCTTATGTGTTCATGTTTGTCCGACTAATGTTATCTTCCTGGCAGATTATCTAAATGGAAAAGGGTACCGTCCCGCGACAGTAGTTGACCAGGAGAACTGTATCAGCTGTGCAAAATGCGGCCAAATTTGCCCCGATTCGGTGATATCTGTGTATCGTCCGGTTAAGGTCTTACAAACGGTATAACAAGAAGGGAGTCTTAACTATGGGTAAAGTATTGATGAAGGGCAATGAAGTGATAGCGGAAGCCGCCGTACAAGCAGGCTGTAAGTATTTTTTTGGCTATCCGATCACGCCGCAAAGTGAGCTGGTTGCTTATATGGCGAGGAGACTGCCTGAAGTAGGCGGATTATTCCTTCAAGCAGAGAGTGAAATTGCCGCAATTAATATGGTGTATGGTGCTGCTAGTACAGGTGTCAGAGTGATGACCTCTTCTTCAAGCCCAGGATTCAGTTTAAAACAGGAGGGCATCTCCTATTTAGTAGGTTCAGAGCTGCCTGCGGTTATTGTTAATATCGTCCGCGGGGGTCCAGGGTTGGGTAATATCCAGCCGGCACAATCTGATTACTTTCAAGTAACTAAAGGCGGCGGGCATGGTGACTACAACATTCCAGTGTTAGCACCTGCTAGCTTGCAGGAAATAGTAGAACTAACCCAGGATGCCTTTAATATCGCGGATAAATATCGCACACCCGTTATTGTCATGGGAGACGGGATGCTCGGCCAAATGATGGAGCCAGTGGAATTTGGCATTCGAAAAGTACCTGAACTTCCTGAAAAAGGTTGGGCAACAACAGGCACGCGTGGAGACGGTCCACCAAAGACGATAACTTCTTTAGAACTTAATGCAGAGAGTTTAGAACAGCGTAACCATTCCTTACAGAGGAAATTTGCAATAATAAAGGAAAATGAAGTTCGCTATGAAACATATAAAATGGATGATGCGGATTTTATTATGGTTGCATTTGGAACCGTAGCCAGGATTACGATGAATGCAATTAATAAAGCGAGGAAAGATGGTATTAAAGTTGGATTAATTAGACCGATTTCTCTTTGGCCATTTCCTGAAAGACCATTTATTGAGTCTAGAGACAAAGTAAAAGGATATATATCAGTTGAGATGAGCGCAGGGCAAATGGTTGAGGATGTTAAACTGGCTGTCAATGGCCATGCCCCTGTTGACTTTTACGGCAGAACGGGCGGAGTTGTCCCTACCCAGGAGGAGATATACGAAAAGATTATCATGGTTGCCGGGGGGATTTTGATATGACCACGATGAAGACTGTATTTAATAAAACAGGCGGATTAACCGATAAGCCTACTCACTACTGTCCCGGCTGTACACATGGTGTCATCCATCGACTTGTTGGTGAAGTCTTAGAAGAGATGGACATACTGGAAGAAACGATTGGAGTAGCATCTGTCGGCTGTTCTGTTTTATCGTATGAATATTTTAATTGTGACATGACACAGGCTGCTCATGGCCGGGCACCAGCTGTGGCAACAGGAGTGAAACGGGTTCTGCCAGATCGTTTTGTCTTTACGTACCAAGGTGATGGGGATCTTGCCTCAATTGGAATAAGTGAGGTAATTCATGCTGCTGCAAGAGGTGAAAAAATCACAGTCATTTTTGTCAATAACGCCATCTATGGCATGACGGGCGGGCAAATGGCACCGACAACGTTAATTGGTCAAAAAACTGCAACGACCCCTTTTGGCAGGGATGTAAGTATTCAAGGTTCTCCCATGAAGGTATGCGAAATGCTCTCGACACTCGATGGATCGGCATATATTGAAAGGGTTTCAGCCCATGATGTACAGCATATCCAGAAAGCAAAAAAAGCGATTCGAAAGGCGTTTGAAACCCAGAAGAAAGGTCTTGGCTTCTCAATGATTGAGATATTATCAACCTGCCCGACAAACTGGGGACTGGACCCATTTGAATCACTTGAGTGGATAAAGGAAAATATGATTCCTGTTTATCCTCTCGGTGTTTTTAAAAACAAAGAGGGAGTGAATTAACTGATGCTTGAAGAAATATTGATTGCAGGATTTGGCGGCCAGGGTGTCATGTCTTTGGGTCAGTTAATTGCCTATGCAGGTATGCTTGAGGGAAAAGGTGTTTCCTGGCTTCCTTCTTATGGTCCGGAACAAAGGGGAGGTACAGCAAATTGTGCCGTTGTCGTCAGTGATGAGCCAGTGGGTTCACCCCTTGTGACAACACCATCAACCGCTGTTGTACTAAACAATCCTTCGTTTGATAAATTTGAGCCTCGAGTACGGCCAGGGGGACTATTAATTATTAATTCATCATTAGTTACTAGAGTTTCCAATCGGAAGGACATCAAGGTGATTGAAGTGTCTGCAACAGATATGGCGAATGATCTAGGGAATGCACGTGTAGCTAATATGATTTTACTAGGCGCATTTTTAGAAATGACAAAAATTGTTTCAACTGAATCTGTCATTGAGTCATTAAAAAAAGTCCTTTCCGAAGATAAGCATCATTTAATAGAAATTAATAAGCAGGCATTGATGAAGGGAGCTTCGCTTCCAGTGCTAACAATATAATAGATTGGAAAAGCCAGTAGATAATCCTGCTGGCTTTTAATGATTACAAATTTGCATAGGTTACGGCATTTCTTTGACATAATAGCTAAAGTGATCACATTCACTTAATTGGAAATTACTTTCAATTATAATCAGTGTATATATAGTTTTAGGAGGAATGAAGGATGGAAAGAAACTCGGTTAAAGATTATCAAGAATTTAGTGAAGAAAGATTTACAAAGAGAATTATCTTTAAGAAGGGCGAAACAACAGCCTTTGTTTTAAATTTCTTACCTGGACAACAGCTTCCAGTCCATAAACATCCAGGTACAGAGGTTTATCTTTATGTAGTGACAGGCACCGGAACGATCATCATCAATGGTGAGGAGACACAAGTCACTGAAGCAGATTTGATTCATGTTGGAGGAGAGGAAGAAATGGCCTTTAACAATAGCGGAAGTGAACCAGTAAGCTTATATGTAGTTTTAAGTAAAATTCCAAGCGATAAATTCGCTCAAAATATTTAAACAGTAGTGATCACAATCAAAACAAGTCAGCCAACATTTGGCTGGCTTGTTTCTATTTCTTTTCTTAACAACGATAAGAGCTCCAATCAATAAGCTGGTCGATAAAAAGCTACTGATTCCTGCATCCAGAATCAAGATGGTCCTCTCATATCGGTTGTGGGATGAGGTTAAACATCCGATCTGATAAATAGACGGAAAAATTTCGCTTATTTAGTAAATAACTTCGAATTTAGATTAAATAGACGGAGAGATTCCGCCTATTGACTCGAAAAACGTTAAAATGGGGGATATTGCTTTGAATAAGCGGAAAACCTCCCCTTATATACCCCGAAACGAGCTCCATTCTGCATCTAACCGGAAAATTTCCGCTTATTTTACTTTTGCTGGTTCCTGATTAAGGAAAAGACATCTTAAAAGGGAGTGAGTTTTATCTTAAAAATCCAGGAGAACCTCTTTTTTATGTATTACGGTGAACCGTATGTGAGGATATATTTATATAAATAAGGTTTTTATATACCAATAACGATTCTAATACGACTGTCATTTCGGCACGTATTTTAAGAAAAGCACTCAAAACGGAACCCATTATAACCATTAGTAACGGGTTCGGTTGATGGGGAGAAAGATGCTAAAAACAATGTAAATAACAAACTAATTAACATATGTATTAACAGTAAATTAGGAATATGAATGACAAGTAAAAACGCTCAGATTTTTTCTGAGCGTTTTTTGGCGTAATATGTACCAACCTAATTGAACTAAAGACACCCTTTACTTTAAGTATAATTCTTCACAATCTTTTACATTTTGTTACTTAAGATAAGGCAGTATTGTAGCTACAATACTCAAAATTGCTAATAAAATAATCGAAGTAGTCACCCAATATAATCGCTTAATCCACTTTTTCGCTATTTCATCTGTAATAACTTGGTTATCATCTAGTTGTTGAAGTTCTTTTTTAAAACGATAAAACTGTAAAGCCCCTGACAAAAAACAAATAACAGATAGGATTAAACCCAAGATTTTTATCCACTCCATATCTTCACCTACTACCAAGTTGTTTTCGGAAAATAAACATATACACACCAGTTAGAATACTTCCAAGAATGAAAAAAAGCATAAACAATAAAGTTAGTAAGGAAGCACTTTTTGACAATGGGTCAATGTTTGTATGAACTGCGAAATAATTTGCAGCCAACCTGCTACTCACGAGCATTACAACAACACCAACCATAGAAATCATAAAATTAAATACCTTTTTCAAAAATATCGCCTCTTTATTAATTAAATAAAAGTAATTTTAATTTCACTAAATATTAACATATTCACCTTCTTGTCGGTTGAATTTTATTATGAATACTTATTGAAATAAATGGGATCGTTAGTGGAATAAGAAAAAGAGCTGCCGCAGCACCCCTTTGTTTAACTCTCGCTACCAGTTACTTGAATATGCCCCTCGAATTTATTGCACTATTGGTTCGAAAGCTGACGTAATTCCGTAATTGTTATACCAAAATCACAACTAAAAAGTGATTGATCTATATATTCAAAATTCCATGTTTGTCCATTTCAGATCTACCAACATTCCATATATTATATAGATTCTATAAAGAGGTGGTGATACATTATGTCATACGATGGCGGATATGGTGGTGGATCTAGAATGAACTTCGTACTAATCGTGGTTCTATTCATTCTTTTAATTATTGTTGGTGCAAGTTTCATGAGCGGGTACTAACCTTGTAAAAGAATCACAGAACAAAACACACTACTTCTTTAGTGTATAGAAGCGTCAACCGACGCTTCTATTTTCTTTTTAATTTCCATCTTTATTTTTACGCTCATTTATTTCTTGAAAAACTGGCTCGCTCGCTGAAAATGAAGCAAGGGAAGTAATAAAAAATTCTTTTAACCGATGCTGTTCTACGGGTTTTAACTTTTTAATTTCCGCTATTAATTCGCTTAACGTCATTTCGAGCCCTCCAAACGAACATTCATTCGTTTCAATGGCTATGATAAATTTTATTGTTGATTTTCGACAAGTCGTAGTGCCAAAATTCTTAAATTACTTTAATCAGCACTTGTCCCATTCACATTTATTCTGAGTGCATATGTTATTATTAAGCCCGCCAGCTCATAGAAAGACCTCCGAAGAGGCGTTTGCATGTATTGCAGACGCTTTTTTATTTTTAGAAATTGTTTAAGGAAATCGCTGATTTTTTTCAAACAAGAAGATGTTTGTCCAATCAACCATTGTCTTATGAAAATATATATACATAGTAGAAGTATTTTTCCAATGAATATTCCAATAAAAAGGTGGTGAAAGAATATGTGGGGATCATGTGGATACGACGGTGGCTACGAAGGCGGTGACTACGGCGGTGGTTATGGCGGCAGCAGCTTTGTATTAATCGTTGTATTGTTCATTCTATTGATTATCGTTCTTGCCGTGGTTTAATAAACCAAACGGTAGATTTGGGCTAAGTAAAATCCTATTTAAGCAAGGACTGGAGTTGTTTATAAATGAGTGAAGAACATAGACACGAACATAGACACGAACATAGAGACGGTATGACGTTAGTCATTGTATTGTTCATTCTACTGATCATTGTAGGAACTTCTTTTATGAGTGGCTACTAAATTGTACGGAACAAAGGGCAGGTTAAGTTAAACTGCCCTTTGTTATATAGAGAATTCTGAAATGGAAGGAGGGATATAAATGCCATTTTTTGGATTTGGTCGAAGGGATCGGTTTTTTCGTGACGACTTTAGACGAAGACGTTTTTTTCCCATTGAAATTGAAATCGAAATAGAGAGAAGAAGACGGAGACGGAGACGGTTTTTCCCTATCGAAATTGAAATCGAAATCGAGAGAAGAAGACGGTTTGAAATCGAGAGAAGAAGAAGACGCAGATTCTAATTAAGCGAATGATTTAAACAGTGTCTCAAGGAGCCTATGGGCTCTTTTTTTATAATCTGCTGTGAAATAAAAAAATCCACATTTAATTTTTTGCAAATAGTTTATTCACGAAACTCCCGTTTTATCTTGCGGGATTTATAATTAAATATCCTTTGAATGGAATATAAATCTTGATCAACTAAACTGACCGTTTAAGAAAATCATTTCACAATCTATAAATTTATTTTAGCGTAAAACTCCAACTTCCTTCAAAACAAGTTCGCTTCGTATTAAGCTCTATCTCCTATCTAAAATTGGTCATACATTTGGAAATCCAATTCGCAACCGTTTTAGCATAGGTTTTAACAACACCTCATAAATTTATGCGGTGTCTCCAATTTGTAAGGTTATTTATGTGCTAATTAGTGTATTAAATCCATTAAAGTATTGATTTAACAACAAAAAGAGGGACATAATTCATATGTAAATTATGTCCCCAATTAGTCTGTTATTTAATGTTTTCTCCCCGTCAACCGAACCAGTTAGCCCATTAGGCTAGCTTCTTTCTATGCTTTGACTGACCTTTCTTTTTATATCCAAAAAACCACCAGTTCCAGTCGCCTAATAGTTTCATTAGTGATGGAACAAGAATCATTCGAACAATGGTGGCATCAATAAAAATCGCAATTGCTATTCCGACACCCAACTGCTTAATAGGCATGACACCCGTAAAGGCAAATGCTCCAGTCACGACAATCATTATTGCAGCAGCAGAGGTAATGATTTTACTCGTATAGGTTAAGCCTGATATCGTCGCTTCCGTATTATCTCCCGTTTCTAAATAAAACTCCTGAATTCTAGAGATTAAAAAGACCTCATAATCCATGGAAAGGCCAAAAACAAGAGTGAAAACGAATACTGGCAAAATCAATGCAATATCAGCAGGCTGGATGCCCAAGTGCCCTTGCTGGAATATCCAAACGACAATTCCGAAGGTACAGCCAAGGCTTAAAATATTCATTAATATAGCTTTAAGCGGGATAAGAATCGAACGAAAAGCTACCATCAGAATAAAGAAGGTGGAAATGATGATTAATAATAATCCATAGGGTGCCTTGTTATAGATTTCATCAAATATTTCTTGCTCAAATTTTAATGAGCCGCCAAAGTGTGTGGTTAGACCTAAGTCTTGAGTGGACCAATTATTCACCCATTCCCTAGCTTCAGAAGAATGTTCGGCAGTGTTTAAATAAACCTCGATAAGCATTTTATTGTCTCGTATAAAATAATCCAGGATGGGTGCTATTTGTTCTTCCTCGCCGTATGTAAGCAGTTGGGAAAGCAGCTCTTCATTATCGATACCAGTGACTGAAAATGGTGAATGAATGCTCTCAACCAGCTCATCTTTAGTCAGTTTTTGTACTGCCTTGTTTACCGTTTTGAGGTTTTCTTTTTCAAGAATATTTCCGTTAGCTTCTAAGATAATCGTTACCTTCTTTTCATTCCGTTTATCACTAGGAATAAAATTTTCTTCAAATAGTTCAAAAGCCGTTCTAGATGGATACTCAGTTGGCAGTGATTCAGTGCCTGGAATAGTCAGAACCATTTGTCTAACTGGTAAAAGACCAATAAGTAAAATCGACAAAGCAACGACTG from Neobacillus sp. FSL H8-0543 includes:
- a CDS encoding MMPL family transporter, encoding MEKLGGFMYRYRNWVLTFWAGVIVFSILFAIKLPSVLSGNGFEYKGEYSETRTILEDDFGQPRSSIILVFQREATVSDNDWYKFMEDTFVNLDESNITQNTTSPFDREGMVKDEYAYGLLSFDKGAESLNKEIEQLKQLLKNKQGLTVTMTGEPIIVQDLDIASQKDLAKAEMIGLPIALLVLILAFGGLVAASLPIIIGVVSILTTMGTIYFFSYGTDLTIFILNIVPMIGLALSIDFALLFINRYKEELHNNKPIQEAIEISTATAGRSIIFSGLCVFIGLSGLWFIKIDIFQNVALGGMVVVLISALCALTFLPALLGVLGNRINKFSVLRAKNKPTNRWHAFAKFVMKRPVLMTVVALSILLIGLLPVRQMVLTIPGTESLPTEYPSRTAFELFEENFIPSDKRNEKKVTIILEANGNILEKENLKTVNKAVQKLTKDELVESIHSPFSVTGIDNEELLSQLLTYGEEEQIAPILDYFIRDNKMLIEVYLNTAEHSSEAREWVNNWSTQDLGLTTHFGGSLKFEQEIFDEIYNKAPYGLLLIIISTFFILMVAFRSILIPLKAILMNILSLGCTFGIVVWIFQQGHLGIQPADIALILPVFVFTLVFGLSMDYEVFLISRIQEFYLETGDNTEATISGLTYTSKIITSAAAIMIVVTGAFAFTGVMPIKQLGVGIAIAIFIDATIVRMILVPSLMKLLGDWNWWFFGYKKKGQSKHRKKLA